From the genome of Aeromicrobium sp. Sec7.5:
GTGCAGCAATCTCGACCATCACCTGGTCCGGGGCCGCGTCGTCTCCGGAGTGCGCGATCACTCGGTAGGCCCCGACCTCGACGGCGAAATGATTGTCTCCGCTCCGATCGATGTCGAGCAGCGTTTGGGCAACTGCCGGGTTGAGAAGGTCGCTGGCCACAGCGTCGAGAGCTGCGGCTGCATCGCTTGCAGCGGCGGGCGATCCAATCAGCCAAGCGCTGTAGGAGGAGAACGCTGCGACTGCTCCGTTCTTCGTCCGGTCCTTGCCCTTGGCGACAGGCGTAGCGAGGTCACCTACTTCGGGCGCCGGCTTGACCAGACCCTCTTGCAACGAATCCGCACCAGGCGCAGTTGCCGGCTCGCCCGGGTCGATGACAGTCGTGTCGTTCGGCCCAGCCGCAGGAGTGGGTACCGGCGCGGCGACCGGACTGGGCGGATCGTCACCGGACTGCGCATCGGCAGCCATCGAGGCTCCGAAGAGCAGCCCAAACGCGATACCTGCGGCGGCGATCCCTGTCCCCTTGGACTTCCCGGTGAACGGTCCCCGGCTCGAACGTCTGCTCATTGTCTTTCCTCACCCTGGCGTTTCGATGGTCGTTAGAACGCGACGATCGAGGCCTGAGAGGGCTTTCGACGCTGCCGGGGTTGTGACGAGGCAAGCGAGTCGCTGCCTACTCCTCGCACAGCTGGCGAGATTGTTACGAAACTCAACCGCCCGAGGATGCGGCGCCGACGATGCTGGCGAGGACGACGCCCGATTGCTTGTTTGGAGGCTCAGCGCCCAAAGCTGATCGTTCAGCATGAGGTTCGGCCAGGACGGACGCGCTCCGAGCACTCCTGGTGAGCAAACGGGGCCGATGCGGCCTAGCGACCTTTAGGTTGGGCTATTCCTGCGTCTCAACCGATCGGGTTCGCCAGTTTACGTGGCTGAAACATGCTGGGCAGCGTGCCGCCGGGGCACATCGGGCGTATGCGGTTCGATGGGAATGGGATCCCCAATCCTCGCTGGAGACGCTACGGGTCCCGGCAATAGTCAGGGCTTGGTGCGAGCCGAGCCACCCGAAGGCAGGTGACGGTCATGGCAAAGGGACGCGACACGCGACGTCGGTTTACGAGTACCCAGGAGTTCGAGCTCCAGCTCGTGAGGCATCAGCACGTCCGCCGAGTCATCAATTTCGTAGGGGCCTTCCTGATCGCTACTGGCATCCGCCCAATGGTCGAGGCGATCGCGGGGCAGAGCACCTCGTTGACCATTTACGTCCCGATCGCTGCGACCCTGTCGGCACTCGCGCTGGCGCTGCCAATCGCTCTCAATCGCCGCCGGGCCGGCCGTTGACCCAGCACGGGCCTGCTTCCCAGAGCGCCGATGTCCGGTGAGTGGGCCTGGCTTGGGTGGCGACCGTGGATCGACCGCCCGTCGCGAACGACGCAATCGAGCCAAGCGGAGTCCTCGGCGTCGGACGACCGATGCTCAACCGATTCGACAAGGACTGGTCAGGCCGCTGCTCCGGGATTCACCGAGGCGTCGTCTCGGACGTATAGAACGAGCCGATCCCGCCGCCGATGAAGTAACTGCCCGCTGGGTGATAGGCCTTCGCCCTGCGCACGGCGGTCTCCCATACCTTCGGCTCTACACCTTCTGGTGCCCCTGCCTCGAACTCTTTCGGACCCCTGCGGTGTCCTCGCATGATCGCGGAATGGAGAGGCTCCGGGAACTCGCCCGACTCGTAGAGCCCGTGGTCTCTCGAGACCAGGCCCCTGTCCGTCACGGCCCACCCGTCCCATACCCATTCGTACATCTCGCCGCGAACCCAGAACCCCGGCAAAGCGGCCCGCCCCGCCATCGCCTCCTGGATCGCGATGCTCAGATGTTGAAACATCGGAGCGCCAATGCTCCCTGCTTCAGCACCGAAACCACGCCGCCGCATTTCGACAACAAGCGCCGCGACCGCCTCCGCTGCGGGGGTGTCTGCATGCCAATCGACCTCCACGACCGGGGTCCCGGTGTGCTCGGGGCGCTTCTCTTCGACCACGTAGGTCAACCGCATTCTTGGCTGGCCGTGCAGGATGCCTGCCTCCTCGTCGTCCGCCATTTGCGGCCCCCACGAGAATCCCACTCGCGGACCATCAATCTGCTCTGACGCTGGCACGACTACGACCCCGCCCGCGAGTGCTCCGAGCGAGTTCGCATGCTCGAGCGCCTTTGCAACGTTTTCGAACGACACATCCGAAGCCAGTCGGCTGCTTTCCGCGAACCGATGAGCGTCTGTGGCGGCGACCTGGCTTTCGAGTTGAGCTTGCAGGGCGTCGAGCCGGACGCCGAGATTCGAGTTTGCCCGCTCCAGATCCTTGGTACGGGTTTCGACCACTTCTTGAGCACTGGTCCTAGCGACACTCTTGACGCGCTTCTCTAGGACGCGCTCGAGAAGAAACGCTACGGCTACCAACATGACTGCTGTGCCAACGTTGAGCAGGGCGGTAGCCAGCAGGGACTGTTGTGTCCCGAATTGGTCACCGAACTTGGCGCTGAGCACGAACGGACTGGCGGAGACGCCGAATCCGACGACAGCAACGATCGCCATAGCGCCCCATCGAACCTTCACCTGCGGCTCTTCCGACACTGGCACTCCCTGTCGATCGGTCATGCATCTAGATCTCCCACGCCAAGCGCGGACGTTGGCTTTGGACTGGGCGTCGCCCGCGATTCAAACAGGTCGAGGCATGGCTTCGGCCTTTAGCGCTCCGCAACACCGCATGCGAGCCTGCGGTCAGGATCGCCCACGCCTGCGACGATATAGCGATGATCGCTGCTGCTGGGTCGTCTGGGATCGAAACCCTTACCGCTTGGAGCACGCTCGGGGCAGCGATAGCGACCACCGTCTCGGTTGTCTTCATTGCGTGGCAGATCCGGCTGACACGTAAGAGCGTCGAGGCCACCGAACAGGCTCTGGCGCTGGCCCATCAGGAATTTCGACACAGTGAAACTCTGCGGGTCGATGCTCAGCGAGCCGCGATCGACGCCGAGATGCCCCGAATTACCGTAGAGGTCTACTCCCAGAGCTCGGAGGTCTGGCGCGTCGACAGTCTCGAACCGGATGCCGTGACGAAGGCCGACAGTACTACCGCATTGCCTTTCAACGAGGAGTTCATCGTTCCCAGGGACGACGAGGTATTACTCGGAGTTCGCGTGCGTCTTGTTGTGAGCAACGATGGTCCTCGCCGGGCGCCGCTACGACTGGACAGATTCGGGGGCGGAGGTCGAGAGATCGTTCTCGGAGTGGGTGAGACCCACAGCGAACTTGTTGGCCGAGTGCAACCGCTCAGAGAATGGGTCTCGATTGCGGAGGCCCGGGCGAACGGCGAGCCCGGCGAGGAGCGGGCGATCGCGACGGTGGTCTTGGTACACCCCGGAGACATGAGCGCAGTCGAGGTCCATGAGGTCGTGCAAGGCGGCACGGTCGTCGAACCTGTTTATGCGAACGCAGCGGGATGGCGGCTCGCATCGTTCGACCGAACGCTTGAGAACCCGTTTGGCTGCGTCAACGCTGTTGTGCAGCCGTTCACCCGAAGGTACTGGGCCTCTCGTCGAGACGGACGGTTGCTGGACCCGCCAAACGGTTCGAGTTAGCGCCGAGGATCGACCGCCAGGTTTGGCCTATCGACTCGCAGTAACCGCTTTCATCCAAGGCGCCCCTCCGGCCTGGTGCTTTTCGTAGCAGCGGATCTTCCACTTCGAAGCCCCAGTAGTTGTTCTACGACTCCGCCGATTGGCGGCGACGTGAGCACGGTGCTCGAGAACGGCTCTGGTCGCGCGCCTGATCGGTTGACAGTGAGATCGCCGCTACGGCGCTGTCGTGATTCCGAAACCGTGTCGACGCGGACCAACCGCGACCTAGCGCAGTTCGTAGGGGTGGGACAACCGATCCAACGCCAGCCGCTCAGTGAGCTTCTCTGTGTCGACCCCAAGTTGGCTCGCGATCCATGCTCGGAACACTTGCACCGATTGACGCCATCCGTTGAGAGATTCGAGAAACTCTGGCTTCTCGCGATTGGCGTGCTTAGTTCCGTTGTACACGTCCGACATCCGTTGTGCCCACGCCATAGGCTCAAAGCCAAGGTCGGAAGAGATGTCCCGCGCGATTCGCTCGAGCCGCTCACGGAAGTTCGCACCCCTTGCCGCTCTCGGTGATTCGCCGTCTTGGAGCAAGAGTTCATAGCCGATCGCTTCCAAACCGATCCCCATTTCGGTGACCCGGCTTGGAACTGGAGCCCCCGGATTCTGCAGGGAACTAAGGATCGGGTCGATCCCTCGGCTGAAGTCGTTGCGGAGCTTCATCCACCGCCGGACGCCGGCGACGTGTACGTGGCTCGCGTTGAAAAGAAACAGGTGATCGAGATCGAGATCGGCCCCTTCTTCAGCAGGACTCGGGTTGGTTGCGTAGGTGACGACCGGATGCCAGGCCTCGCCGATCCGTGCGCCCGACAGTGAACGTGCAGGATCGCTGTCGGTCATTGCCCGATGCGATAGGAATCGTGGAGTTTTCCACGCTGCGACCGCGAGTAGGTCGCGTATCGCGAGGTGCGGTGCCATGTGTTGAGACCACGATCGGGCGTCCGCTACGCGCGTTTCGACCCGTGTTGGTTCCTTCAGGACGGTGTCGCGGCCACTCTCGTCAGGTTCAAATGAGGTGACGAGCGTCAGGTTGAGTCCGTGAGCGATCGGGAGGCGTGCTCGATGCTGGGCGGTGTAGGTGCTGGAGGTCCAACCATGCTCGGTCAACTCGTCGGAGCGTTCGAGGGTGGAAGTCGCGAACCATCGCGCTAGCCCGTCGATCTCTGACTGGAGCGCGTTGATCTTCTGGTAGGCAGATGCGCCATCGCCACCCAGGACGGCGTAGCGCGCTGTGATTCGACCTCGGCTGTGACCGCCGAACTGGCTGCGGTATCCCGCTGACCGGCAACCTACGAGCACGACGGATCCGTCGTTGTCGTGGAAGTCGATGCATTCCGGCACCATGTAGGCGAATTTACTGCGGTCGGGATCATCTCCCCACCGCATGTCGCGCCCCATAAACCACCGGCTGTACTCGGCGTTGATGTCATCGTGCCAAGGAATGGTGAGCACGAGGTTTGTACCCGTGTTCTCGAGGAGAGCTGCCTGGTAGGGGGTCCTTTCGTCGTTGTCGAAGATGAACCCGACACGGTGTGCGTCTGGCTCAAGAAGGTTCCTGCTCATACGCCCTCCCTTGCGAAGCGCAGCAGTTGCTTGCTTGCGAACCGAGGCCGGACGTCGATCTGAAACACATGGGCCGGCCGAGCATGATCCCGGCGTGGGTCCCGTCGTCTGCCACGAACCAAACGTAGGCGAGCGACGCCCGTTCCGAAATGTTTCCCGACTTCCCAGTGCGCCCGCCCGTGGCACGACAGGTGCCACTCGTCTAAGCAAGGGCTGTCGGCGAACAGGCGCAGGCCTGGTGCCAGTGCCTTGGCATGTGCGATCAAAGCGGTGGCTCTCGTGGTGTGCGAGGTGGTCTTCGTCGGTCTACCGCATGAGGCATCGAGGCTTTCCGGTAGGCGCACATTTCTGCGCTCACGCGATGTTCTGACACGTGAACTAGTCGCGAAGTCCCGTGCCGCGACCGTGCTAGTTCGCACTCGATCCGTGCAACAGCGGCGGATCGAGCTCGACTAGTTGCGCCTAGTTCGGATGGTGTCACCCCTGGCATGCACCTTCGACCCATGCCACCCCACAACGTTCGCCCCCGGGTTCAGGTTCGCCGCGGCGGGCGACGTACCTCGACTCGGTCCTACGCGGCTGATGCCTGGGGCTTGACGTGGTGCGGAGCCAGTCAGACGCTTAGCACATCTGCTAAGTGCTCGAAGGGAGCGACACACCACAACTGAAGGAAGGGAGGTGGACCGGGGGCAACCGGTCCACCTCCCGGAGGCAGAGCCTCCACGAGTCAACGGCGTATGGGGACGCCGACCAAACATCAAACAACTAGGAGTACCTGATGCTCTCGACCCGCAACACCATGATCTCGTCCGGGCATGACAGTTCCAACTCGGACGGACGTCCGACCGCTACATCGCGAGTGGCGGTGGCGTGATGTCCCGCAAAGCACGCAAGCAGAACGAGGTTCGGATCGAATCCGGGCTCGGCCCCGGAGTGGCACCCAGCGCCCCGTACCCGGCGTCGTCGACACAGTTCCGTGAACTTGTCGCGACAGACCCGGAGCGGGTCATGCGACTGTCGAAGTTCCAGCCGCGCCTACCCGCCGCACTCGTGACGCAGGTCCGCGACGCCGTGATCATGCTGGTCATGCGGGTCCCGTTCGGCAGTGTCCGCACCGACAACGCAATGATCGGTGTCGGCTACCAGTACGCCGTGGCGTGCGTGAAGCAGCGCGGCGGATTCGACCCGTTCCGAGACCTGCGCGATGACCTGCTCACGGAGTGGGCGTACCGCCGAGGCGACAAGGGCGCGACTGCCGCATCGAAGTTAAGCACCCTGCGGCGGCTGCGGGACGCCCCCGGGAAGAAGCCAGCGAGGGGCAACCGGTCGATCGCGTCGGCGCCATACACACCGGCAGAGTGGGATCGGCTGTGGGAAGCGGTGCAGGAGAGCGACGTCCGTGGTGCGGCCATGACCTTGGCGCTGATCGGTCGCCTCGGACTCCGTCCCGGTGAGGTGACCCGGGCCGACTCGCATTCGATCCTCGAGGTCGCCGGCGGTCTCGCACTCCACGCGTACGAGCAGACCGGTGTCATGCGGGTCGTTCCGGTGGACCCGGTGACCGCCGAACTGCTGGTGCCGTTCCTGGAGGGCGACCCGCGGTTCTTGGTCCGTCCGACGGTGGGCCGGTACACGAACCTCGTCTATCACGTACTGCACGAGCTTCGGCATTCGTCGCCTCAGTTCGCACACGTCGACTCTCACCGCCTGCGGCACACCGCGGTGGTGCGCTGGCTCCAGCAACCGATCCCCTATCCGGTCGTGTGCGCGGCAATGGGGATCGGTGCGAGTTCACGCCTGCCATCCGATCTGATGCCGTACGTCCCCATCCCCCACGAGGGACAGGTCCTGCGTTCGTTCCGCGAGTGGACGGGAGCCTTCAAATGATCCGCGTTCCCGGTGCGCTTTCCCAGCGCACGCAGCGATTCAAGTTCGCCCGCCTTTGGGTAGAGCTCTCCGGAATCCTGGAGATCCTCGACACTTCACCGCGCCCGGAAGGAGGCCGTGGCCGTCCGGCAGTCCACCCACCGTACGACGCCCGCGGCATGCTGATCTGCCTGATGGAACTCGGCCTGTCGCGTGCGCCGCTGACGTACGCGGCTATGCAGGAGGCCCTGTTCTTCACCTACTCCGATGCCGAGATGGAGATGCTCGGAATGGGCACCCTGCGCCAGCACCCGAACTACGAACTGTTCGCGAGCGGCCTCACGTTCCAGCACGACGCCGACGACAAGACGAAGGTGACGGTCAAATACGCGAGTCCTCGCGCGCGCCGCGTGTGGGCGTCCGAGAACGAGCGACTCCGACGCGCGTTCGAGCGAGCCCTCGAACCGATCAACGACAACGTCATGTGCCGCGCCGAGGACGACGACATCAACGGGAACTCACGCCGGTACAAGAACTCCGTCATCGAGGCAGAGCGTCGCCGGCAAGGCGTCCTTCCTCAGACCGCGATCCGGGACAAGGCCATGAACCGCCTCATCCTCGGATCCGTCTACGCCCTCAACGCACAGGCCTACCCGGACCTGGACCCAACGGACGTCCACTCGGGGATCCTCGCCGACCACGTTCACGACTACGCGATCGACGAGACCGACTACGTCACCGCCCAGTCGGCAACCACCAGCGTGAAGCCCGACAAGTTCCACGCTCGCGCCGAACTTGCTGCGCCAAGCCCGAAGAGCCGCCTCTACATCTGGTCCGAGAAGATCGGCCTCACGATCTTGTGCACCGTCTCACGACCGAACCGACCGAGGGTCCCGACGCTAACCGTCGCCGGGGCGCTCGGGAAGCCGAAGCCCGCCAACCCCGCCTCCGTCAAGACGATCTTGGAGTTCCTGAAGTCCAGCGGCTTCCGGACCAAGCCACGTGGACGCGCACATCAGTTCCTCGTTGGAGACATGGCCTACCCGGACTCCCGCGGATATGCCGAACTGATGTCCAAGATGCGGTTCTCCCAGGTCATGAAGTACCCGACCCGACGCAGGCGGATCCACCCACTGCGCACCTCGGAGGCGGCGATCCTCGCAGAGAAGCAGATGAAGTCGCTCAAGGCGTTCCCCGTGGCGGCACACCTCGCGAACGGATGCGTCGTCTGCCCTGGCGTCTCGAAGGCCGCTCTCGAAGGCCTGTCCCCCGGCGTCCCCACCCCCGCCGAGGGAACCGAGCGCACCCTCAAGGCCACCGACCTCGGCATGCCTCAGTACCGGCCCGCCGAACTTCAACAGCACGCCGAGGACAGTGCCTGGATCGAACCGTTCGAGATGAACAGCCACGGCCGTGCGCAGGTCGGTCCACTCCTCGGGTCCGGCCGTCCTCGCAACGACGCCCCGGACGCCCCCGTCGTCCACCGGCAGACGTTCAAGTGCCCTGCCGTGGACGAGAAGGTCCGCTGCCCCCACGTGCCGGAGTCGATGGACCGACACGAACTTCCCCGCGTGCCATCACCGCCACCAGCCGACGAC
Proteins encoded in this window:
- a CDS encoding HEPN domain-containing protein; its protein translation is MSRNLLEPDAHRVGFIFDNDERTPYQAALLENTGTNLVLTIPWHDDINAEYSRWFMGRDMRWGDDPDRSKFAYMVPECIDFHDNDGSVVLVGCRSAGYRSQFGGHSRGRITARYAVLGGDGASAYQKINALQSEIDGLARWFATSTLERSDELTEHGWTSSTYTAQHRARLPIAHGLNLTLVTSFEPDESGRDTVLKEPTRVETRVADARSWSQHMAPHLAIRDLLAVAAWKTPRFLSHRAMTDSDPARSLSGARIGEAWHPVVTYATNPSPAEEGADLDLDHLFLFNASHVHVAGVRRWMKLRNDFSRGIDPILSSLQNPGAPVPSRVTEMGIGLEAIGYELLLQDGESPRAARGANFRERLERIARDISSDLGFEPMAWAQRMSDVYNGTKHANREKPEFLESLNGWRQSVQVFRAWIASQLGVDTEKLTERLALDRLSHPYELR